In one window of Lacticaseibacillus casei DSM 20011 = JCM 1134 = ATCC 393 DNA:
- a CDS encoding phage terminase small subunit P27 family: MKITNDEADRADQRARTEKLMNETQDWQTLQPTPPRYLKGIAYQAWTELTPILNHSGLVKQSDKQIVSSLCEQIAIRRLAYEQVMKSGIVLANGRKNPACGVLNDSTAKVKSLAESLGLSPQARASLMNIQSDNADDDTQNIIVNCKNKLASR, from the coding sequence ATGAAAATAACAAATGATGAAGCAGATCGTGCGGATCAGCGTGCACGAACGGAAAAATTGATGAATGAAACACAAGATTGGCAGACGTTACAGCCAACACCGCCAAGATATTTAAAGGGTATAGCTTATCAAGCATGGACTGAGTTGACACCGATTCTAAATCATTCAGGTTTAGTAAAGCAGTCAGACAAGCAAATCGTAAGTAGTTTGTGTGAGCAAATTGCCATTCGCCGTTTGGCATATGAGCAGGTAATGAAGAGTGGCATAGTTCTGGCAAATGGGCGTAAGAACCCAGCATGTGGAGTACTAAATGATAGTACAGCAAAAGTTAAAAGTCTTGCAGAAAGTCTTGGATTATCTCCGCAGGCACGTGCTTCATTGATGAACATTCAGTCAGATAATGCAGATGATGACACACAAAACATTATCGTAAATTGCAAGAACAAGTTAGCCAGTC
- a CDS encoding recombinase family protein — translation MIYGYARVSTDGQNLSVQIQTLKQAGAIRIYSEKYTGTTMVRPAFKEMICLMQPGDKLIVTKLDRFARNTKEALEVIQRLFDKNISVMILNLGTIDNTPTGRLVFTVFSAFAQFERDMIVSRTQEGKQYARAHNPHFKEGRPNTYSEDDIRKAFRLREKNLSYRRIRRITGISETTLKRRFKQIES, via the coding sequence ATGATTTATGGATATGCACGTGTAAGCACTGACGGACAGAATCTAAGTGTCCAAATACAAACGTTAAAGCAGGCAGGAGCAATAAGGATTTACTCAGAAAAGTACACTGGAACAACTATGGTAAGACCTGCTTTTAAAGAAATGATTTGCTTGATGCAACCAGGTGACAAGCTGATTGTAACAAAACTTGACAGATTCGCACGAAATACCAAAGAAGCACTAGAAGTGATTCAGCGACTGTTTGACAAGAATATTTCAGTAATGATTCTGAATTTAGGAACCATTGATAACACTCCAACAGGTAGACTTGTGTTTACAGTATTCTCAGCTTTTGCACAATTTGAACGAGACATGATAGTTTCAAGAACTCAAGAAGGAAAACAATATGCCAGAGCGCACAACCCTCACTTCAAAGAGGGACGTCCAAATACATATTCTGAAGATGATATCAGAAAAGCATTTAGGCTTCGCGAAAAAAATCTTTCGTATAGAAGAATTAGAAGAATAACTGGAATAAGTGAAACAACTTTAAAAAGACGTTTTAAGCAAATAGAGAGTTAG